A part of Microaerobacter geothermalis genomic DNA contains:
- the thrB gene encoding homoserine kinase: MEGKVRVKVPGSTANLGPAFDTVGMAFQLYTTIDMQFSQKTRIKLLNENLEGLPEDESNLVFQVAQQVFQKAGFGYHPLDMTIKTEIPLTRGLGSSAAAIIGGMVAANALIGEPLSKEEIYVMATELEGHPDNVGASLFGGIVVAVMEKNIVPFVKLLPPEDLSVVAIIPSFHLPTEKARGVLPQQYEIKKVIHAVSHTGLLLTALATGNLDLLPYAMQDQLHQPYRAPLIPGMNEILQTAVNHGALGVALSGAGPTLIAFTKKGKEDGVIQFLEDAFRREQIEAKGRILPIDHNGVSVERLSVKNSAIV; this comes from the coding sequence ATGGAAGGCAAGGTTAGGGTTAAAGTTCCTGGAAGCACCGCCAATCTGGGCCCTGCTTTTGATACGGTGGGCATGGCTTTTCAGTTGTATACAACCATTGATATGCAATTTTCGCAAAAGACTAGAATTAAATTATTGAATGAGAATTTAGAGGGACTTCCAGAGGATGAGAGTAATTTGGTATTTCAGGTGGCTCAGCAGGTTTTTCAAAAAGCCGGCTTTGGGTATCATCCCCTGGATATGACGATCAAAACCGAAATTCCATTAACCCGAGGTCTTGGAAGCAGTGCTGCAGCTATCATTGGAGGAATGGTCGCTGCCAATGCCCTGATCGGCGAGCCTTTATCAAAGGAAGAGATTTATGTGATGGCTACGGAACTGGAAGGTCATCCGGATAATGTGGGGGCTTCATTATTTGGCGGAATCGTTGTTGCCGTGATGGAGAAAAATATTGTTCCCTTTGTGAAGCTTCTCCCTCCTGAGGATTTAAGTGTTGTTGCAATCATCCCTTCTTTTCACCTACCTACGGAAAAAGCCAGGGGAGTATTACCTCAGCAGTATGAAATCAAGAAGGTGATTCATGCCGTCAGCCATACCGGCCTTTTATTAACTGCTTTGGCTACGGGAAATCTGGATCTTTTGCCGTATGCCATGCAGGATCAGCTCCATCAGCCCTATCGGGCTCCCCTTATTCCCGGAATGAATGAGATTTTACAAACGGCTGTGAATCATGGGGCTTTGGGGGTAGCTTTGAGCGGGGCAGGACCTACTCTGATTGCCTTTACAAAAAAGGGGAAGGAAGATGGGGTCATTCAATTTTTGGAAGATGCTTTCCGAAGGGAACAAATTGAAGCAAAGGGTAGAATTTTGCCCATTGATCACAATGGCGTATCAGTTGAACGATTGTCTGTAAAAAACTCCGCTATCGTCTAG
- the pheA gene encoding prephenate dehydratase, with translation MRRRIAFLGPRGTFTEEAARAIFPDEDKNEWVPRKNIADCLETTYRKETDFGVVPIENSIEGSVNLTLDWLIHEVNLPILAEMVLPITQHLLVAKREIPITLNHVEKVYSHPHAVAQCHHFLRECLPHVEVEYTNSTAEAAQFVANSPEKPWAAIGTSLAEEIYPLKILHHQIQDHTNNYTRFILVGEENAFIGHSEKQKTSILVTLPSDFPGALYQVLAAFAWRKINLSRIESRPTKKGLGSYHFLIDIEQGMDDVLLPGAFAEIEAIGCEVRYLGTYPCFMVKESIVKNKIS, from the coding sequence ATGAGACGGAGAATAGCTTTTTTAGGTCCTCGGGGAACATTTACAGAAGAAGCAGCAAGGGCAATCTTTCCTGATGAGGATAAAAATGAGTGGGTTCCTCGCAAAAATATAGCCGATTGTTTAGAGACCACCTATCGAAAGGAGACAGATTTTGGAGTGGTCCCCATTGAGAACTCCATTGAAGGATCTGTCAATTTAACTTTGGATTGGCTGATTCATGAGGTGAACCTTCCCATCTTGGCTGAAATGGTTCTTCCCATCACTCAGCATCTCCTGGTGGCGAAAAGAGAGATTCCCATAACACTTAATCATGTGGAAAAAGTTTATTCACATCCCCATGCGGTAGCACAGTGTCATCATTTCCTAAGAGAATGTCTTCCCCATGTGGAAGTGGAATATACAAACAGCACGGCTGAAGCTGCCCAATTTGTGGCGAACAGCCCGGAAAAACCGTGGGCTGCCATTGGAACAAGTTTGGCTGAAGAAATCTATCCGCTTAAAATCCTTCATCATCAAATACAGGATCATACCAATAATTATACTCGCTTTATTCTTGTTGGAGAAGAAAATGCGTTTATTGGGCATTCTGAAAAGCAGAAAACAAGTATTTTGGTTACATTGCCTTCTGACTTCCCAGGGGCCTTGTACCAGGTGTTGGCGGCGTTTGCCTGGAGGAAAATCAACCTCTCCCGCATTGAATCCCGTCCCACCAAGAAGGGCCTTGGAAGTTACCATTTCTTGATCGATATCGAGCAAGGAATGGATGATGTTCTTCTTCCCGGGGCCTTTGCCGAGATAGAAGCTATCGGTTGCGAAGTGAGATATCTTGGAACATATCCCTGTTTTATGGTTAAGGAAAGCATCGTAAAAAATAAAATTTCCTGA
- the ilvE gene encoding branched-chain-amino-acid transaminase: protein MSRWIYLNGEFVSKEDAKISVFDHGFLYGDGIFEGIRVYSGNVFKLKEHIDRLYDSARSIMLEIPMNKEQMIQAVVESVRKNELKDAYIRLVVSRGVGDLGLDPFKCKKPEIIIIVDNISLFPKELYENGLPIVTVPTRRNVPDALNPKIKSLNYLNNVLVKIEASLAGVKEALMLNAQGYVSEGSGDNVFIVKKGVVITPPSYLGALEGITRNTIMEIAEKLGYTVKEEPFTRHDVYTADEVFLTGTAAEVIAVVQVDGRPIGSGKPGNITNQLLEEFRKVVTTDGVQVYEGIAEKAV from the coding sequence ATGAGTAGATGGATTTATTTAAATGGAGAGTTTGTTTCGAAAGAAGACGCAAAAATTTCGGTATTTGATCATGGTTTTTTGTATGGAGATGGGATTTTTGAAGGAATTCGTGTATACAGCGGGAATGTGTTTAAACTGAAGGAACATATTGACAGGCTTTATGATTCTGCCCGGTCTATTATGCTTGAAATTCCCATGAACAAGGAACAAATGATACAAGCTGTGGTTGAATCTGTTCGAAAGAATGAATTAAAGGATGCTTATATTCGTCTGGTTGTATCCAGGGGTGTCGGAGATCTGGGGTTAGATCCCTTCAAATGTAAGAAACCAGAAATCATTATTATTGTGGATAATATTTCTTTATTTCCCAAAGAACTTTATGAAAATGGTCTTCCTATAGTTACAGTGCCAACCAGAAGAAATGTACCAGATGCTTTAAATCCAAAGATTAAGTCGTTAAACTATTTAAATAACGTATTGGTGAAGATTGAAGCCAGCTTGGCAGGTGTGAAGGAAGCTTTAATGCTAAATGCCCAAGGGTATGTGTCAGAAGGTTCCGGTGACAATGTCTTTATCGTCAAAAAAGGGGTCGTTATCACACCTCCATCCTATTTGGGAGCCCTGGAAGGAATTACACGAAATACCATCATGGAAATTGCCGAGAAGCTTGGATACACAGTAAAGGAAGAGCCATTTACCCGTCATGATGTCTATACTGCTGATGAGGTTTTCTTAACCGGAACCGCGGCAGAAGTTATAGCCGTTGTACAGGTTGATGGCAGACCGATCGGAAGCGGAAAACCTGGAAACATTACAAATCAACTATTGGAAGAATTCCGTAAAGTAGTTACCACAGATGGAGTTCAAGTTTATGAAGGAATCGCCGAAAAGGCCGTTTAA
- the safA gene encoding SafA/ExsA family spore coat assembly protein has translation MLKIHVVQKGDTLWKLSKKYQVEFETLKKVNSHLKDPDVLRPGMKIKIPTPGFPVKPKKEKAFIHPVTPVEEIVEKKQMEATKAEISKVEHKSEMFKAEVKESLTVKEESSIARKDESADSSAKMKSYPYPMYSMNPMVPTYPMYQTPNIHHHHPERDSIESSPLTFPQQMTMGTIPYGCCPMYMMGQVQPYYGMNSYPMNPYNFKPYGTYFPMPVVPPMMIPSFEEESSSF, from the coding sequence ATGTTGAAAATTCATGTGGTCCAAAAAGGAGATACCCTTTGGAAACTGTCAAAGAAATATCAGGTGGAATTTGAAACTTTGAAAAAAGTAAATTCTCACCTTAAAGATCCGGACGTTTTAAGGCCTGGAATGAAAATTAAAATTCCCACCCCTGGATTTCCTGTAAAACCAAAAAAGGAAAAAGCTTTTATTCATCCTGTAACACCCGTAGAGGAAATCGTTGAAAAAAAACAGATGGAAGCTACAAAGGCAGAGATTTCTAAAGTAGAGCATAAATCTGAGATGTTCAAAGCAGAAGTTAAAGAATCTCTGACCGTAAAAGAAGAATCTTCAATTGCAAGGAAAGATGAATCGGCAGATTCTTCAGCCAAAATGAAAAGTTACCCCTATCCGATGTATTCCATGAATCCAATGGTTCCAACATATCCGATGTACCAAACTCCCAATATCCATCACCACCATCCAGAAAGGGACTCCATCGAATCCAGTCCGCTTACCTTTCCCCAGCAAATGACGATGGGAACCATTCCCTATGGATGCTGCCCCATGTATATGATGGGACAGGTTCAACCTTATTATGGAATGAATTCCTATCCGATGAATCCATACAATTTCAAGCCCTATGGAACATACTTTCCAATGCCCGTGGTTCCGCCAATGATGATTCCTTCTTTTGAAGAAGAAAGTTCCAGCTTTTAA
- a CDS encoding phosphotransferase, translating into MDILFQKASHFLGEKIYLWKKWGNLWYIGASHGAYMMKSYPSDKDLDWLHSLSTQVINNQFTNVCSFRVKNGVPFFEHQGHWFMVMPYIPGRQMTYQKITDAQQAAVSLAQFHQAAQRIKGGKEITGIPLYEKWMQRVKNFERSLEKIGLNYPKSPLELWMIQNGARILKEAYHALEELPMSLLKELTFKDAAKSAVAHRDVASHNFLKTAEGEVYIIDLDTAGIDLQLGDLVQLINRVMVEQNWNDYFLADIVNRYQDYIPLEERELVLLSFLLRFPSDIMREINGVLFKKKGYRQNRVFHFIKRYEGQWNKRKEVIRSYLKLFPVLHYSSYVNIYDKA; encoded by the coding sequence ATGGACATTCTTTTCCAAAAAGCGTCTCATTTTCTCGGAGAAAAAATATATCTATGGAAAAAATGGGGGAATCTTTGGTATATTGGGGCCTCCCATGGGGCATACATGATGAAATCATACCCGTCTGACAAAGACTTGGATTGGCTTCATTCGTTGTCAACCCAGGTGATAAACAATCAATTTACCAATGTGTGTTCCTTTAGAGTAAAAAATGGGGTTCCTTTTTTTGAGCATCAGGGTCATTGGTTTATGGTCATGCCTTACATACCAGGGCGTCAAATGACTTATCAGAAGATTACGGATGCACAGCAAGCGGCAGTTTCTTTAGCTCAGTTCCATCAGGCAGCCCAGAGAATCAAGGGCGGAAAAGAGATAACGGGGATACCTTTATATGAGAAATGGATGCAGCGAGTAAAGAATTTTGAAAGGTCTTTGGAAAAGATAGGTCTAAATTATCCCAAAAGTCCATTGGAGTTATGGATGATTCAAAATGGGGCTAGAATTCTAAAGGAGGCCTATCATGCTTTAGAAGAGCTGCCGATGTCTTTATTAAAAGAACTTACATTCAAAGATGCCGCAAAATCTGCTGTAGCCCACCGGGATGTAGCCAGTCATAACTTTTTAAAAACAGCAGAAGGAGAGGTCTATATTATCGATCTAGATACAGCGGGCATTGATCTTCAATTGGGAGATTTGGTCCAATTGATTAACCGGGTTATGGTTGAACAAAATTGGAACGATTATTTTCTTGCCGATATTGTGAATCGATATCAGGATTATATTCCTTTAGAGGAGAGGGAGTTAGTTCTTCTCTCATTTTTACTACGTTTCCCTTCAGATATCATGAGAGAGATAAACGGTGTTTTATTCAAAAAAAAAGGATACCGGCAAAACCGGGTATTTCACTTTATTAAGCGATATGAAGGTCAATGGAATAAAAGAAAAGAGGTTATTCGTTCTTATTTGAAGCTGTTTCCTGTTCTCCATTACTCATCTTATGTAAATATTTATGACAAAGCTTGA
- the nadE gene encoding NAD(+) synthase, translated as MDEKIEKVVDWLREKVKEAGANGLVVGISGGVDSALVTFLIKKAFPENSLGVIMPIKSNPKDREDALKVVEASGISYLDVDLSEAHHVIYGKVTSALTEKKLIEEGTSLRMADANLRARIRMSTLYTVANSLNYLVVGTDNAAETYTGYFTKYGDGGVDILPISNLTKREVKKWAAHLGVPEAILTKAPSAGLWEGQTDEQEMGTTYDMVDDLLEGKEIPQKDREIIERMHKRSEHKRMLPPSAPKFI; from the coding sequence TTGGATGAAAAAATTGAAAAAGTTGTGGATTGGCTGCGCGAAAAAGTGAAAGAAGCAGGGGCCAACGGGCTTGTTGTCGGAATCAGCGGTGGGGTTGACTCTGCCCTTGTTACCTTTCTGATAAAAAAGGCATTTCCTGAAAACTCCCTGGGAGTCATCATGCCAATCAAGAGCAATCCAAAGGATAGGGAAGATGCGTTAAAGGTGGTGGAAGCTTCTGGTATCTCATATCTTGACGTGGATCTTTCCGAAGCCCATCATGTGATTTATGGCAAGGTCACTTCTGCATTAACTGAGAAGAAGTTAATCGAAGAAGGGACAAGTCTTAGGATGGCTGATGCTAATCTAAGAGCCAGAATTAGAATGAGCACCTTATATACCGTTGCCAATTCGTTAAATTACCTGGTGGTGGGAACGGATAATGCCGCAGAAACCTATACCGGTTATTTTACAAAATATGGCGATGGAGGGGTGGATATCCTTCCTATCTCCAATTTAACTAAACGGGAGGTAAAAAAGTGGGCTGCCCATTTGGGTGTACCAGAAGCGATTCTTACTAAAGCGCCATCTGCTGGTTTATGGGAAGGACAGACAGATGAACAGGAAATGGGGACCACCTATGATATGGTGGATGATCTGCTAGAAGGAAAAGAGATTCCGCAAAAGGACAGGGAGATCATTGAGAGAATGCATAAACGTTCCGAACATAAACGGATGTTGCCCCCGTCTGCTCCTAAATTTATCTAG
- a CDS encoding Crp/Fnr family transcriptional regulator, with protein MPTRMKLTDIDLINVLSSPSCSNYFKEFKEKKYTKKEILFTPKEQDNFAFLIKSGKVRVYLVNEYKEFTLSILRPGDIFSTHTRTFCQALEDTTILVTDIQVLRKIIADIPDVALVMVHVLGVLLKNSITIINGLAFKEVRLRLVEFLIYAVEDIGIQVPEGIQLDMGMSTEDIANMIGSSRQTVSTILSDLQKMEILEKVNRHTYLIKDLKKLKDLVHECDDPLK; from the coding sequence ATGCCCACTAGGATGAAATTAACTGATATCGATTTAATAAATGTTTTAAGTTCTCCGTCTTGCAGCAATTACTTTAAAGAGTTTAAAGAGAAAAAATATACCAAGAAGGAGATACTTTTTACTCCGAAAGAACAGGATAATTTTGCTTTTTTAATTAAGTCTGGTAAAGTACGTGTTTATCTTGTTAATGAATATAAAGAGTTTACATTATCTATTTTAAGACCTGGAGATATTTTTAGTACACATACCAGGACTTTTTGCCAAGCTTTAGAAGATACTACTATTTTAGTTACCGATATTCAAGTTTTAAGAAAGATAATCGCAGATATACCTGATGTAGCATTGGTTATGGTTCATGTTCTTGGTGTTTTACTTAAAAATTCTATTACGATTATTAATGGTTTGGCTTTTAAAGAGGTTCGCTTAAGACTGGTAGAATTTTTAATTTATGCGGTAGAGGATATTGGAATACAAGTACCAGAGGGTATTCAGCTTGATATGGGTATGTCAACAGAGGATATAGCGAATATGATAGGGTCATCCCGTCAAACCGTATCGACGATATTGAGTGATCTACAAAAAATGGAAATTTTGGAGAAAGTAAATCGACATACGTACCTTATTAAAGATCTAAAAAAATTAAAAGACTTGGTTCACGAATGTGATGACCCCTTAAAGTAG
- a CDS encoding HoxN/HupN/NixA family nickel/cobalt transporter: MIWFSSLIVTSFLLGVIHAFDYDHVAEMTDFVSQDPRPSKVIKFGIKFGLGHTTTVFIIGSVVLAFKYSLSVTFNSSWELFSGILLIALGMWSIYRRFLRKQKLKSEGQSQTKMDQMVFTYGPLLTGIVTGMAGTAGVLLFGPLNAVNTVTGAMVLIIFYGIGVTLTMVIYGVMVGRFFSWSYRWKYVSKGMWFLTGMSSLVIGVIWISRAVTILR, translated from the coding sequence TTGATTTGGTTTTCATCATTGATTGTTACTTCATTTTTACTAGGTGTTATCCATGCTTTCGATTATGATCATGTAGCCGAGATGACTGATTTTGTCAGTCAGGATCCGCGACCTTCAAAAGTCATTAAATTCGGCATTAAATTTGGTTTAGGACATACTACTACTGTGTTTATCATCGGAAGTGTCGTATTGGCCTTTAAATATTCTTTGTCAGTCACTTTTAATAGCTCTTGGGAGCTTTTTTCAGGAATATTGTTAATTGCGTTGGGGATGTGGTCCATTTATCGTCGATTCCTTAGAAAACAAAAGTTAAAATCTGAAGGACAAAGTCAAACAAAAATGGATCAAATGGTATTTACCTATGGCCCACTTTTAACAGGGATTGTAACGGGTATGGCAGGAACGGCGGGGGTATTATTGTTTGGTCCTTTAAATGCGGTAAATACGGTAACTGGAGCGATGGTACTCATTATATTTTATGGCATTGGCGTGACACTAACCATGGTTATCTATGGAGTAATGGTGGGACGTTTTTTTTCATGGTCATATCGTTGGAAGTATGTAAGCAAGGGAATGTGGTTTTTAACTGGAATGTCCAGCCTGGTGATTGGAGTTATTTGGATATCGCGGGCTGTGACGATCCTTCGTTAA
- a CDS encoding hydrogenase small subunit has protein sequence MGKVKTIYDHALERGMTRRDFLKMCTALAATMGLDFSNTEEVVYAMESKERVPVIWLNQQACTGCSESFIRTTHPKAESVLLDMISLEYFELLSAASGHQVESARTDVIEKYYGKYILAVEGSVSLNDEYLTIGGMSGKELLLETAKGAKAIITYGTCSSWGGIPFANPNPTNAVAVKDIIKDKPIILVPGCPPIAEVMTGVIAHMITFDRIPELDHLGRPKAFFRHRIHDKCNRRAYFDAGLFAESFDDEGAKQGYCLYKVGCKGPTTYSSCAEMRWNGGVSYPIQSGNPCLGCTEQNFWDNGPFYTRMAKIPGTQTTINPDEVGLYAVGATAVGIAAHATVTALKKNNDKTSNGDVHSGRGENQ, from the coding sequence ATGGGGAAAGTAAAAACCATTTATGATCATGCACTGGAAAGGGGGATGACACGTCGAGACTTCTTGAAGATGTGTACCGCCCTTGCAGCAACTATGGGGTTAGATTTTTCAAACACTGAGGAAGTAGTTTATGCCATGGAGTCAAAGGAACGTGTTCCAGTGATATGGCTAAATCAACAAGCATGCACAGGCTGTTCAGAGTCGTTCATTCGCACGACACATCCAAAAGCTGAAAGCGTGCTGTTAGATATGATCTCACTGGAATATTTTGAATTGCTATCGGCAGCGTCTGGTCATCAGGTAGAAAGTGCACGGACTGATGTGATAGAGAAGTATTACGGGAAGTATATTTTAGCCGTTGAAGGTAGTGTCTCTTTAAACGACGAATATCTCACTATTGGTGGAATGTCTGGAAAGGAATTGTTACTAGAAACCGCCAAAGGTGCAAAAGCAATTATAACCTATGGGACCTGCTCTTCGTGGGGAGGGATTCCCTTTGCAAATCCCAATCCTACCAATGCAGTAGCAGTAAAAGATATCATAAAGGATAAACCGATAATTTTGGTGCCAGGTTGTCCTCCGATCGCTGAGGTTATGACAGGGGTTATCGCCCATATGATTACCTTTGATAGGATTCCTGAGCTCGATCATCTTGGTCGGCCAAAGGCATTCTTCAGACACCGTATCCATGATAAATGTAATCGACGAGCATATTTCGATGCGGGCTTGTTTGCCGAATCCTTTGATGATGAAGGGGCAAAGCAAGGGTATTGCTTATATAAAGTAGGTTGCAAGGGACCAACGACTTACAGTTCTTGTGCTGAAATGCGTTGGAATGGAGGGGTTAGTTATCCCATTCAATCAGGAAACCCTTGTCTCGGTTGTACGGAACAAAACTTCTGGGACAATGGACCATTTTATACGCGAATGGCGAAAATACCAGGAACACAAACGACGATTAATCCGGATGAAGTGGGATTATATGCCGTTGGGGCAACTGCTGTGGGGATTGCTGCCCATGCAACCGTTACAGCGCTGAAGAAGAACAATGATAAAACATCAAATGGTGATGTACATTCTGGAAGAGGTGAGAATCAGTGA